Proteins encoded by one window of Nevskiales bacterium:
- a CDS encoding cell division protein FtsQ/DivIB: protein MSARRSPAPYAQFARWAAVPALMLGTALLLVAGLWLWVQRQAGDVLTLQVEGRLRYVVPGDVQVVVKPHLQAGFFELDLHAVHAAVLGLPWVERAEVRRRWPNGVVVRIWERQPLARWGETALISTTGERFAPAAGTLPVGLPALSGPEGTERLLVESLRHFTDVLAPAGLKVAAITIDARGAWTVTLDIGLVMRLGRDRIEERLRRFADTAVPTLGDRIGQVAYVDLRYGNGFAVRWREQAPVPGVEEG, encoded by the coding sequence CTACGCACAGTTCGCGCGGTGGGCTGCCGTACCGGCGCTGATGCTCGGTACGGCGCTGCTGCTGGTGGCCGGGCTGTGGCTGTGGGTACAGCGTCAGGCCGGCGACGTCCTCACGCTGCAGGTCGAGGGTCGCTTGCGCTACGTGGTCCCGGGCGACGTGCAGGTGGTGGTCAAACCGCATCTGCAGGCAGGGTTTTTCGAGCTCGATCTGCACGCGGTGCATGCAGCCGTGCTCGGCCTGCCCTGGGTGGAGCGCGCCGAGGTACGGCGCCGCTGGCCCAACGGTGTGGTGGTGCGCATCTGGGAGCGCCAGCCCCTTGCACGCTGGGGCGAGACGGCCTTGATCAGCACCACGGGCGAGCGCTTTGCGCCCGCGGCCGGGACCCTGCCGGTCGGTCTGCCGGCTCTGAGCGGACCGGAAGGCACCGAGCGGCTGCTGGTCGAGAGCCTGCGTCATTTCACGGACGTGCTGGCGCCGGCCGGGCTCAAGGTCGCGGCGATCACGATCGATGCGCGCGGCGCCTGGACGGTGACACTGGACATCGGCCTGGTGATGCGTCTGGGGCGCGATCGCATCGAGGAGCGGCTGCGGCGTTTCGCCGACACCGCAGTGCCGACGCTGGGCGACCGCATCGGACAGGTCGCCTACGTGGACCTGCGCTACGGCAACGGCTTCGCGGTGCGCTGGCGCGAGCAGGCGCCCGTACCCGGTGTGGAGGAGGGCTAG